One region of Sulfuriroseicoccus oceanibius genomic DNA includes:
- a CDS encoding radical SAM protein produces MINLTRLWTGTQQPADGLRYGHGNAAVKTARTRRPIVVWNITRTCNLQCIHCYSDSAGKRYPGELDWDQMKAVVDDLAAYEVPSLLFSGGEPMIHPHFFDLVDYATEKGLKLTISTNGTLITPEKAARLKEANVAYVGISLDGIGEIHDHFRGKKGAFDRAVQGFKYCHEVGQKTGLRLTLTRHNVENIERILDFIEDEEIQRVCFYHLVPAGRGCELQVLGEKEARGAIDTLISRVEKWNAQGLTRELLTVTQPADGAYLLTRMERENHPNLEQARELLGWNGGGANSSGRGIANIDTQGNVHPDQFWQDVQLGNVKQVPFSKIWEGQHEPSAAQLEEIRSIGLLSAEERQAKLEGPCGTCRWFKVCGGGFRTRSAFANGHLWGSDPGCYLSAEETSAVCV; encoded by the coding sequence ATGATCAATCTAACCCGACTCTGGACCGGAACCCAGCAACCCGCCGATGGATTGCGCTACGGGCACGGCAACGCGGCTGTGAAGACCGCACGCACCCGCCGCCCGATTGTGGTGTGGAATATTACCCGTACCTGCAACCTGCAGTGCATTCATTGCTACTCGGACTCGGCTGGTAAGCGTTACCCTGGCGAGCTCGACTGGGATCAGATGAAGGCGGTGGTCGATGATCTCGCCGCTTACGAGGTGCCGTCGCTGCTTTTCTCGGGCGGTGAACCGATGATTCACCCGCATTTCTTCGACTTGGTGGATTACGCCACGGAGAAGGGGCTGAAGCTGACGATCTCGACCAACGGAACGTTGATCACGCCAGAAAAGGCGGCGCGGCTCAAAGAAGCCAATGTGGCGTATGTCGGGATTTCCCTAGACGGCATTGGTGAGATCCACGATCACTTCCGCGGTAAGAAGGGTGCATTTGATCGCGCGGTGCAGGGGTTCAAGTACTGCCATGAGGTGGGACAGAAGACCGGCCTGCGTCTGACCCTGACGCGTCACAACGTGGAGAACATCGAGCGCATTCTCGACTTCATCGAGGACGAGGAGATCCAGCGTGTGTGCTTCTATCACTTGGTCCCAGCCGGCCGCGGATGTGAGCTGCAGGTGCTGGGCGAAAAAGAAGCTCGCGGCGCAATCGATACGCTGATCTCCCGGGTGGAAAAATGGAATGCCCAAGGGCTGACCCGCGAACTACTCACCGTGACCCAACCCGCCGACGGTGCGTATTTGCTGACTCGCATGGAGCGCGAAAACCACCCGAACTTGGAGCAGGCCCGCGAGTTGCTCGGGTGGAACGGTGGCGGAGCGAATAGCTCGGGACGAGGCATCGCCAACATCGATACCCAGGGTAACGTGCACCCGGATCAGTTTTGGCAGGACGTCCAGCTCGGAAACGTGAAGCAGGTGCCGTTTTCCAAAATCTGGGAAGGTCAGCACGAGCCAAGCGCCGCGCAGTTGGAGGAGATCCGCTCGATCGGCCTGCTCAGTGCGGAGGAGCGCCAGGCCAAGCTGGAAGGGCCATGTGGCACCTGCCGCTGGTTCAAGGTGTGCGGCGGTGGATTTCGCACCCGATCCGCATTTGCCAATGGGCATCTCTGGGGCAGCGATCCGGGGTGCTACCTGTCTGCAGAAGAGACCAGCGCTGTGTGCGTATAG
- a CDS encoding acetate/propionate family kinase — MAILVINCGSSSVKFAVFEQGSAEALVTGIVDQIGSANVGGSYKLNDGTKQKITCQVGADHTAVLAAILDALKADEALQNVAITAVGHRVVHGGEKFAEPVLIDADVLAGIRELSSLAPLHNPANADGIEAASTLFPGVPQVAVFDTAFHQTIPPHVFRYAVPDALYHEHNVRRYGFHGTSHDYVSAETIRKYDLDPVRAKVLVAHLGNGCSATAVVGGRSCDTTMGITPLEGLMMGTRSGNVDPNLHSYLAENTGMSLDEITEMLNKKSGFAGLSGISNDLRELAVAYEEGHGGARLAVEVFCFRLARELAGLTVSLDGVPDAIAFTGGIGENSKLVREKTVRYLKFLGCELDVARNEVNGGDSNGVISVEGSKGPLIAVVATNEELAIAEATAEVAQPEGN; from the coding sequence ATGGCTATTCTTGTTATTAATTGTGGGAGTTCCTCGGTGAAGTTTGCCGTGTTTGAGCAGGGCAGTGCCGAGGCGTTGGTGACTGGTATCGTCGATCAAATTGGCAGTGCCAATGTGGGCGGCAGCTACAAGCTCAACGATGGGACGAAGCAGAAGATTACGTGCCAGGTTGGTGCGGACCACACTGCGGTTTTGGCGGCAATTCTCGATGCGCTGAAGGCGGACGAGGCGTTGCAGAATGTGGCGATCACGGCAGTGGGGCACCGCGTGGTGCACGGTGGTGAGAAGTTTGCTGAACCTGTGTTGATCGATGCTGATGTGCTGGCGGGGATCCGCGAGTTGTCGTCCTTGGCGCCGTTGCATAACCCGGCCAATGCGGACGGTATTGAGGCGGCTTCGACCTTGTTCCCTGGCGTGCCTCAGGTGGCGGTTTTCGACACGGCTTTCCACCAGACCATTCCGCCGCATGTGTTCCGCTACGCGGTGCCGGACGCGCTTTACCACGAGCACAACGTGCGTCGCTATGGTTTCCATGGAACCAGCCACGATTACGTTTCGGCGGAGACCATCCGCAAGTACGACCTGGATCCGGTGCGCGCCAAAGTGTTGGTGGCGCATTTGGGCAATGGCTGCAGCGCCACGGCCGTGGTGGGTGGCCGTTCGTGCGACACTACCATGGGCATCACTCCGCTCGAGGGACTGATGATGGGAACCCGTTCCGGCAACGTTGACCCGAACCTGCACTCGTACCTGGCCGAGAACACGGGGATGTCGCTCGACGAGATCACCGAGATGCTGAACAAGAAGTCGGGCTTTGCCGGACTCAGCGGCATTTCAAACGACCTGCGCGAGTTGGCTGTTGCCTACGAAGAAGGTCACGGTGGCGCGCGCCTGGCGGTTGAGGTTTTCTGTTTCCGTCTGGCTCGCGAGTTGGCCGGACTGACCGTCTCGCTCGACGGCGTGCCGGATGCCATCGCCTTCACCGGCGGGATCGGAGAGAACTCCAAATTGGTGCGCGAGAAAACCGTGCGCTACCTCAAATTCCTCGGCTGCGAGCTGGATGTGGCACGTAACGAGGTCAATGGCGGCGACTCAAATGGCGTGATCAGCGTCGAGGGTAGCAAGGGCCCATTGATCGCTGTGGTTGCCACCAACGAAGAACTCGCAATTGCCGAGGCAACTGCCGAGGTGGCCCAGCCAGAGGGGAACTAA
- the pta gene encoding phosphate acetyltransferase — MRKHTFLTIPVGRDAGLTSASIGLVRTLDRLGVPVGFFKPLSQPHPGQSFDRSSAYLEKTNTLFPPPPIPTAVLDAAISDGTVDDLMEEVVQRFEELPAEQETVVVEGMVPTAQLPTAQELNGSLARALNAEVVLVARPSESSVLAIRQLLTDAINRLPASLIEIKPAVILNHVDLEVLAHELGTDPSKQQLMLERLRAVLTAGDSRFELIGLIGSNPDLAATRVVDIVGELQGEVLVPGDMHGRRVKEIRLCARNVGNLFEVFKSGTLVVTPGDRSDVISAAALAATKSIHLAGIVLTGGMKPCTKTLNFCKDAFALDGGLPIFEVSTGSFETARALTLLNPEVPVEDVERVNLVMDTFARGVDSEWLRDRCDTLVEKRLSPPAFRHRLSKMARDAKKTIVLPEGDEPRTVQAAVRCAERGIAECVLVGDPRQIHEVARVNELEIGDGIVIVDPAHEREKYLKPLLEMRKHKGLTEERAIEALRDNVTLATMMVALGEVDGLVSGAVHSTASTIRPALQLIKTAPDANAVSSIFFMCLPDQVLVYGDCAVNPDPDAEMLADIAIQSARSAKAFGIEPTVAMISYSTLGSGSGANVDKVVEATKIARERAPELVIDGPLQYDAATIPSVAKSKAPDSPVAGRANVCIFPDLNTGNTTYKAVQRAANVISMGPMLQGLRRPVNDLSRGALVDDIIYTIALTAIQAQQVEDAELKQ, encoded by the coding sequence ATGCGAAAACATACCTTCCTAACCATCCCGGTAGGCCGAGACGCCGGTCTGACGTCCGCCAGTATCGGCCTGGTGCGTACGCTGGACCGCCTGGGGGTGCCGGTGGGCTTCTTCAAGCCACTGAGCCAGCCTCATCCGGGGCAGAGCTTTGACCGGTCGTCGGCATATCTGGAGAAGACCAACACATTGTTCCCTCCACCGCCGATCCCGACCGCGGTTCTCGACGCCGCCATCTCCGATGGTACCGTCGATGACTTGATGGAGGAAGTGGTGCAGCGATTTGAGGAGCTGCCAGCCGAGCAGGAGACCGTGGTGGTCGAGGGGATGGTTCCTACCGCCCAGCTGCCAACCGCGCAAGAGCTCAATGGCTCGCTAGCTCGTGCTCTGAACGCCGAAGTGGTGCTGGTGGCGCGTCCGTCGGAGTCGTCTGTTCTGGCGATCCGTCAGCTTTTGACCGATGCCATCAACCGCTTGCCGGCGAGTTTGATCGAGATCAAGCCGGCTGTCATTCTGAACCACGTTGACCTGGAAGTGTTGGCGCACGAGCTGGGAACCGATCCCTCGAAGCAGCAGTTGATGCTCGAGCGTCTGCGTGCGGTTCTGACTGCGGGTGACTCTCGCTTTGAGCTGATTGGCCTTATCGGCAGCAACCCAGATCTGGCGGCCACGCGCGTGGTGGACATTGTGGGCGAGCTGCAGGGTGAGGTGTTGGTCCCTGGTGACATGCACGGGCGCCGCGTGAAGGAGATTCGCCTTTGCGCACGCAATGTTGGTAATTTGTTTGAAGTGTTCAAATCGGGCACGCTGGTGGTGACCCCGGGTGACCGATCCGACGTGATCTCGGCGGCGGCACTGGCGGCGACGAAGTCGATCCACTTGGCAGGCATCGTGCTGACCGGTGGAATGAAGCCATGTACCAAGACGCTGAACTTCTGTAAGGACGCGTTCGCTCTGGATGGTGGTCTACCGATTTTCGAAGTTTCCACAGGATCGTTTGAAACGGCACGCGCCCTGACGTTGCTCAACCCGGAAGTTCCGGTGGAAGACGTCGAGCGCGTGAACCTGGTGATGGATACCTTCGCCCGCGGAGTGGACTCCGAATGGCTGCGTGACCGCTGCGACACCTTGGTTGAGAAGCGACTCTCGCCACCGGCATTCCGCCACCGTTTGAGCAAGATGGCTCGCGATGCGAAGAAGACCATCGTGCTGCCGGAAGGTGACGAACCGCGTACCGTGCAGGCTGCTGTACGCTGTGCTGAGCGTGGTATTGCCGAGTGTGTGTTGGTTGGCGATCCACGTCAGATTCACGAGGTGGCCCGCGTCAACGAACTCGAGATCGGTGATGGTATTGTCATCGTGGATCCTGCTCACGAGCGCGAGAAGTACCTCAAGCCGTTGCTTGAGATGCGCAAGCACAAGGGGCTGACCGAAGAACGTGCCATCGAAGCACTGCGCGACAACGTCACCTTGGCGACCATGATGGTGGCTCTTGGTGAGGTGGACGGACTGGTTTCCGGTGCGGTTCACAGCACGGCGAGCACGATCCGCCCGGCATTGCAGTTGATCAAGACCGCCCCAGACGCCAATGCGGTGTCGTCGATCTTCTTCATGTGCTTGCCTGACCAGGTGCTGGTTTACGGTGACTGTGCGGTGAACCCGGATCCGGATGCGGAAATGCTGGCGGATATCGCGATTCAAAGTGCGCGCTCTGCCAAGGCCTTCGGCATCGAGCCGACCGTGGCAATGATCAGCTACTCGACATTGGGATCCGGCTCCGGAGCCAACGTCGACAAAGTGGTCGAGGCCACGAAGATTGCCCGCGAGCGGGCTCCTGAGTTGGTGATCGACGGACCATTGCAGTACGATGCGGCGACCATTCCATCGGTGGCCAAGTCCAAGGCTCCGGACAGCCCGGTCGCAGGACGTGCCAACGTGTGCATCTTCCCTGATCTCAATACCGGCAACACGACCTACAAGGCCGTACAACGTGCCGCCAACGTGATCTCGATGGGACCAATGCTCCAAGGTCTGCGCCGTCCGGTCAACGACCTGAGCCGCGGTGCTTTGGTGGATGATATCATCTACACCATCGCCCTGACCGCCATCCAGGCACAGCAGGTCGAGGACGCCGAGCTCAAGCAGTAA
- a CDS encoding SOUL family heme-binding protein: MKLGRALAAIATVGILVMVPAALADRDDYETPKYKVVKNDGAFEIRDYPKIVVASAPMDSNNGAFMQLFRYISGKNEAEQKIEMTTPVIIDDESDDKHMSFVVPADVAAAGAPKANNPNIEITTREAARYAVYRFSGIRSRAKEEQAQKLLMEWIEKQKLEVIGTMEKASYDPPMTLPAKRRNEVMIKIKK; this comes from the coding sequence ATGAAACTAGGACGAGCCCTTGCTGCAATCGCCACCGTTGGAATCCTTGTCATGGTTCCAGCCGCCCTGGCGGACCGCGACGATTACGAAACACCGAAGTACAAGGTGGTGAAGAACGATGGGGCATTCGAAATCCGTGACTACCCGAAAATCGTCGTCGCCTCGGCCCCGATGGACTCGAACAACGGCGCGTTCATGCAGTTGTTCCGCTACATCTCCGGTAAGAACGAGGCGGAGCAGAAGATTGAGATGACCACTCCGGTGATCATCGACGACGAAAGCGATGACAAGCACATGAGCTTTGTGGTTCCCGCCGATGTCGCGGCAGCTGGTGCCCCCAAGGCAAACAACCCGAACATCGAGATCACCACCCGCGAAGCGGCGCGCTACGCTGTCTATCGCTTCAGCGGTATCCGCTCGAGGGCCAAGGAAGAACAAGCGCAGAAGCTTCTGATGGAGTGGATTGAGAAGCAGAAGCTTGAGGTGATCGGCACGATGGAAAAAGCCAGCTACGACCCACCGATGACATTGCCCGCCAAACGCCGCAATGAGGTGATGATTAAGATCAAAAAGTGA
- a CDS encoding fasciclin domain-containing protein → MKLPTIVTTLTIAGSLATAPTVFADNHEKAAEQTVVEIAASNEDFSTLVAAVKAAGLAETLSGEGPFTIFAPTNDAFAKLPEGTVEELLKPENKEKLQAILTLHAIGAKVMAADVSPGKVKTLNGASVDIQVSDGTVTVDGAKVIKTDIVGSNGVIHVIDTVILPKS, encoded by the coding sequence ATGAAACTACCAACCATCGTTACCACGCTGACCATTGCAGGCTCACTAGCAACCGCACCGACCGTGTTCGCCGACAACCACGAGAAGGCGGCAGAGCAAACCGTCGTCGAGATTGCCGCATCCAACGAAGACTTCTCCACCCTTGTGGCCGCCGTGAAAGCAGCAGGACTCGCAGAAACTCTCAGCGGTGAAGGTCCATTTACCATCTTCGCTCCAACCAATGACGCCTTCGCCAAGCTTCCGGAGGGGACCGTGGAGGAATTGCTGAAGCCTGAAAACAAGGAAAAGCTTCAGGCCATACTCACCTTGCACGCCATCGGAGCCAAAGTCATGGCTGCGGACGTATCTCCAGGTAAGGTCAAAACCCTTAACGGCGCCAGCGTGGACATCCAAGTGTCCGACGGCACGGTCACTGTCGATGGCGCGAAAGTCATCAAAACCGATATCGTAGGAAGCAATGGCGTCATTCACGTCATCGACACCGTAATCCTTCCTAAGTCGTAA
- a CDS encoding MerR family transcriptional regulator — translation MANSQYPMKYVTQVTGLSPHVLRVWERRYGAVKPQRTESNRRIYDEADVARLALLVKLTKAGHSIRHIANIPIEGLESMIRGLESDHAKVASLPQDPELKQSLLDKAWRHVIALQPAELQQVLDAAVVELGASGLIEKLLAPLIGRIGEGWENGDLSVAEEHAATAVIRDALFRASIPYSGEVGAPRMVVATPSGQLHELGAAMVFATARRKGWDVTYLGSSLPAEEIVRAVVRSEAIAVALSVVYPSDDPRLGEELRRLRSLLPSDVTILIGGRAAFAYRNEIGEIKASLMTDLQGLKRKLDVLRENRQR, via the coding sequence ATGGCGAACTCCCAGTATCCGATGAAGTATGTGACGCAGGTCACGGGGCTCAGTCCCCATGTGCTCAGGGTTTGGGAGCGGCGTTATGGAGCGGTGAAACCGCAGCGGACCGAGAGCAACCGTCGGATTTATGACGAAGCAGACGTGGCAAGGCTGGCTTTGCTCGTGAAGTTGACCAAGGCCGGGCATTCGATCCGCCACATTGCCAATATCCCGATAGAGGGCTTGGAGAGCATGATCCGTGGGTTGGAGAGCGATCATGCGAAGGTGGCCAGCCTGCCGCAGGATCCGGAGCTGAAGCAGAGTCTTTTGGACAAGGCGTGGCGCCATGTGATCGCATTACAGCCGGCAGAGCTTCAGCAGGTGCTCGACGCTGCGGTGGTCGAGCTTGGGGCGTCTGGGCTGATCGAGAAGCTGCTGGCGCCCTTGATTGGGCGGATCGGCGAGGGATGGGAGAATGGCGACCTGTCCGTAGCGGAGGAACATGCGGCGACCGCGGTGATTCGTGATGCCTTGTTTCGGGCGAGTATTCCGTATTCGGGGGAGGTTGGGGCGCCACGAATGGTGGTGGCGACCCCGAGCGGCCAGCTTCATGAGCTGGGAGCTGCGATGGTCTTTGCGACCGCACGGCGCAAGGGCTGGGATGTCACCTACCTGGGATCATCGTTGCCGGCTGAGGAAATCGTGCGTGCGGTGGTTCGTTCCGAAGCCATTGCCGTGGCGTTGAGTGTGGTTTATCCATCGGATGACCCAAGGTTGGGCGAAGAGTTGCGGCGTCTGCGCAGTCTATTACCGAGTGATGTGACCATCCTAATCGGTGGGCGGGCTGCGTTTGCCTATCGGAATGAGATTGGGGAAATCAAGGCGTCTCTGATGACCGACCTCCAAGGGTTGAAACGGAAGCTGGATGTGTTGCGGGAGAACCGCCAGCGTTAG
- a CDS encoding cysteine peptidase family C39 domain-containing protein, translated as MSRSLRKKLAIASAIGLTSLAAVAIWIQTRPATPTGSISSSGGISLDLPAATDGAYYLQNDPQWGADKIGGSGEPMASVGCTICAVAMAAEQLGYPITPQQLNASLIENNGFTERGWLIWSAVGKVTNGKIQVTVPRGLTHAELDSALQNGKVPVVRYTMPSGYPHWVPIVGKSGKEYLVKDPLDAELKISKLSDKADLIHSVRYVIQD; from the coding sequence ATGTCTCGCTCACTCAGAAAAAAACTAGCCATCGCATCAGCCATCGGCCTCACCTCGCTCGCGGCCGTTGCTATTTGGATCCAAACCCGCCCGGCTACTCCAACCGGATCGATCAGCTCGTCGGGAGGGATCTCGCTCGACCTCCCGGCAGCGACCGATGGCGCATACTACCTTCAAAATGACCCGCAATGGGGCGCGGACAAAATCGGCGGCAGTGGCGAACCCATGGCTTCGGTCGGCTGCACCATCTGCGCCGTCGCGATGGCTGCCGAGCAATTGGGCTACCCCATCACACCGCAACAACTCAACGCATCGCTGATTGAGAACAACGGGTTCACCGAGCGAGGCTGGCTCATCTGGAGCGCCGTGGGCAAAGTCACCAACGGCAAAATCCAAGTCACAGTTCCCCGCGGACTCACCCACGCCGAACTCGACTCCGCCCTGCAAAATGGCAAAGTCCCGGTTGTCCGCTACACCATGCCCAGCGGCTACCCACATTGGGTGCCCATCGTAGGGAAATCCGGCAAGGAGTACTTGGTCAAAGACCCACTGGATGCGGAACTCAAGATCTCCAAACTTTCGGACAAGGCTGATCTGATCCATTCGGTTCGCTACGTCATTCAGGACTAA
- the rph gene encoding ribonuclease PH encodes MNDATPYQREDNRTPDQLRPITFQQGFAPHALGSVLTSFGNTRVICAANIQERVPGWMKYQGVPGGWLTAEYSMLPYSTLDRKDRDISRGKQDGRSIEIQRLIGRALRAVVDLKALGPRTLWIDCDVLQADGGTRTASITGACVAAAIAIEKLMAEGKLKKNPMTKLVSAVSCGVVKDTPLLDLMYVEDRDASVDFNVVMTEDLEFVELQGSGEEATFSGTQLTDMLELGKHGVKTITQLQRDAIAAARQPTDPDALDDLAKHFGKN; translated from the coding sequence ATGAACGACGCCACACCATACCAACGCGAAGACAACCGCACGCCCGACCAGCTGCGCCCGATCACCTTCCAGCAGGGCTTTGCCCCACACGCGCTCGGCTCGGTGCTGACCTCGTTCGGCAACACGCGCGTCATCTGCGCCGCCAACATCCAGGAGCGCGTCCCGGGATGGATGAAATACCAAGGCGTCCCAGGCGGCTGGCTCACCGCCGAGTACTCGATGCTCCCCTACTCGACCCTCGACCGCAAAGACCGCGACATCTCACGCGGCAAACAAGACGGACGCTCGATCGAAATCCAACGTCTCATCGGCCGTGCCCTGCGTGCCGTAGTCGACCTGAAAGCCCTCGGCCCACGCACGCTCTGGATCGACTGCGACGTCCTCCAGGCCGACGGCGGCACCCGTACCGCATCGATCACGGGTGCCTGCGTCGCCGCCGCAATCGCCATCGAGAAACTCATGGCCGAAGGCAAACTCAAGAAAAACCCGATGACCAAGCTGGTCTCGGCCGTTTCATGCGGTGTGGTTAAAGACACGCCGCTGCTCGACTTGATGTACGTCGAGGACCGCGACGCATCCGTCGACTTCAACGTCGTCATGACCGAGGACCTCGAGTTTGTTGAACTTCAAGGCAGCGGCGAGGAAGCCACCTTCTCCGGCACCCAGCTCACCGATATGCTCGAGCTCGGCAAGCACGGAGTGAAGACCATCACCCAACTTCAGCGCGACGCCATCGCCGCCGCCCGCCAACCAACCGATCCCGACGCCCTCGACGATCTCGCCAAACATTTCGGCAAGAACTAA
- the thrB gene encoding homoserine kinase, giving the protein MPLQKAVVQVPASTSNLGPGYDCLGLALQIYNRVTVNREKGEGAEMVHPAHPMVEEATDAYFKRARGGAFAYSWSIEGDVPMSRGLGSSVTLRLGILTGLNALNGSPLDQQALFEICAELEGHPDNAGPATFGGFVVADEKFDYYRFDVEPELQFVLLIPDYEVLTDEARKLMPKVITHKDAVTNTGNACKITAAIATKQYHQLRGNFDDYLHQPYREHLVPGLREIIDSGKAVGAVGGFLSGSGSTVACLTVRGDGEKIGQAMRLAHPSVRDAEVRVVSADNDGARVLYTE; this is encoded by the coding sequence ATGCCTCTGCAAAAAGCTGTTGTTCAAGTGCCCGCCAGTACCAGTAACCTCGGGCCCGGATATGATTGTCTCGGCTTGGCGTTGCAGATTTATAACCGGGTGACGGTGAACCGGGAGAAGGGCGAGGGTGCGGAAATGGTCCACCCGGCCCACCCCATGGTGGAGGAGGCGACCGACGCCTACTTCAAGCGCGCACGAGGGGGGGCATTTGCCTACTCGTGGTCGATTGAGGGGGATGTCCCGATGTCGCGTGGGCTTGGTAGCTCGGTGACATTGCGGTTGGGGATTCTGACCGGCTTGAATGCGCTCAATGGATCGCCGCTCGATCAGCAGGCGTTGTTTGAGATTTGTGCGGAGTTGGAGGGGCACCCGGACAACGCGGGACCGGCGACGTTCGGTGGGTTTGTGGTAGCGGACGAAAAGTTTGATTACTACCGGTTCGACGTTGAGCCGGAGTTGCAGTTTGTGTTGCTGATTCCGGATTACGAAGTGCTGACCGACGAGGCACGTAAGTTGATGCCCAAGGTGATCACGCATAAGGATGCGGTGACCAACACAGGCAATGCCTGCAAGATCACAGCGGCGATCGCGACCAAGCAGTACCATCAATTGCGCGGTAACTTTGATGATTACCTGCACCAGCCCTATCGCGAGCATTTGGTGCCGGGCTTGCGCGAGATCATAGATTCCGGCAAGGCCGTCGGGGCGGTAGGAGGTTTCCTCTCGGGGTCTGGCTCGACCGTGGCATGTCTCACCGTGCGCGGCGACGGCGAGAAGATTGGTCAGGCGATGCGGCTGGCCCACCCGAGCGTGCGCGACGCCGAGGTGCGCGTGGTTTCGGCGGACAACGATGGCGCGCGCGTGCTCTACACAGAGTAG
- the lpxK gene encoding tetraacyldisaccharide 4'-kinase, whose translation MKESLEQLEQYGIEVILGRDKRLKARILRVVLHGLSFIYRGLVWLRLKLYRERVLHEANLGCMVISIGNLSVGGTGKTPVVESFARALKDAGRNVVVLSRGYKSRGGKTKKKRRRVDPEDAIPFADDPPPRIVSDGKNVLLSSLESGDEPFMLAKNLRDIPVVVDKNRIKGGVHAIRDFAADTLILDDGLQYLKLAHRIDIVLVDRNAPFGNEYMLPRGTLREPPCNIARASYVLITKCTGTPGENDELIKRIRKYNPDVEIIECTHRPQYLYNVVTGETEPLELLKDKYVAAMSGIAVPESFENGLRRLGANIGTVARFADHHWFDEREIQDFIDVAIDCDMDMLLTTEKDAVRFPKLERTDIPIYYLRIEIDILSGEETWEECVRRICSPKPAKPVMREFA comes from the coding sequence ATGAAGGAAAGTCTGGAACAACTCGAACAGTACGGGATCGAAGTGATCCTCGGGCGCGACAAGCGCTTGAAAGCCAGGATTCTTCGTGTCGTGCTGCACGGGTTGTCGTTCATTTACCGCGGACTGGTGTGGCTGCGGCTCAAGCTCTATCGCGAGCGCGTGCTGCACGAAGCCAACCTCGGATGCATGGTCATCAGTATCGGCAATCTGAGCGTGGGCGGAACCGGCAAGACACCGGTGGTGGAGAGTTTTGCCCGTGCGCTTAAGGATGCCGGGCGCAATGTGGTGGTGTTGAGTCGTGGTTATAAAAGCCGGGGTGGGAAGACGAAGAAGAAGCGCCGTCGTGTCGACCCTGAAGACGCCATCCCTTTCGCCGACGATCCGCCACCGCGTATTGTGTCGGACGGTAAGAATGTGTTGCTCAGCTCGCTTGAGTCGGGCGATGAGCCGTTCATGCTGGCAAAGAACCTACGCGACATTCCCGTGGTAGTGGACAAGAACCGGATCAAAGGCGGCGTCCATGCGATCCGTGACTTTGCCGCTGATACCTTGATTCTCGACGACGGTTTGCAGTACCTGAAGCTGGCGCACCGGATTGATATTGTGTTGGTCGATCGCAATGCGCCGTTTGGTAACGAGTATATGTTGCCGCGAGGGACGCTGCGTGAGCCGCCGTGCAATATTGCGCGCGCCAGTTATGTGCTGATCACCAAGTGCACCGGCACGCCGGGTGAGAACGACGAGTTGATCAAGCGCATCCGCAAGTACAACCCGGATGTCGAGATCATCGAGTGCACCCACCGTCCGCAGTATCTCTACAACGTGGTGACTGGTGAAACCGAGCCTCTCGAACTGCTGAAGGACAAATACGTCGCGGCGATGAGTGGGATCGCGGTGCCGGAGTCGTTCGAGAATGGCTTGCGCCGCCTTGGAGCAAACATTGGAACGGTTGCTCGTTTTGCCGACCACCATTGGTTCGACGAACGCGAGATCCAGGATTTCATCGACGTCGCGATCGACTGCGACATGGACATGCTGCTGACGACCGAGAAGGACGCGGTGCGTTTCCCAAAATTGGAGCGGACGGACATTCCGATCTACTACCTGCGGATTGAGATCGACATTTTGTCCGGTGAGGAAACGTGGGAGGAATGCGTGCGGCGGATTTGCAGTCCAAAGCCCGCCAAGCCGGTGATGCGTGAGTTTGCGTAG